Genomic DNA from Calditrichota bacterium:
CGGATCGCCGGGAGGTGTGCCTACCAGTGTTGGGGGCCCTCCGCCTGCGGCTGGGCAAGGAATTGGGCCTCATCGACGAAGGTAAGATCAGCTTGTTGTGGGTGACAGACTTCCCGCTCCTGGAGTACAGCCAGGAAGAAGGGCGCTTTGTGGCCATGCACCACCCTTTCACCTCGCCGCTCCGCGAGGATATTCCCCTTTTGCAAACATCACCGGAGCGGGTACGGGCGCAAGCCTATGACCTGGTTTTCAATGGCACCGAGGTCGCCGGCGGCAGCATCCGTATTCATGATGCTGAACTGCAGCGGGAGGTGTTCCGCGTGCTAGCTATTTCGCAAGAAGAAGCGGAACGGAAATTTGGCTTTCTCCTGGAGGCGCTGCAGTACGGGGCGCCGCCACATGGCGGCATCGCCTTTGGCTTCGACCGACTGGTAATGCTTCTGGCGGGCAAGGAGACTATCAGAGATGTAATTGCCTTTCCCAAGACAACGAGCGCGCTTTCCCTCATGGACGGGGCTCCCAGTGAGATCTCGCCCGAGCAACTGCGGGAGCTGGGGCTGCGTCTTGCCGAGTAGAAGAGGCGGCCAAAAAGTGCGCCCCGGAGGTACGATTTTGCTTGACAATTATCACTTTTTTTCGTATTATACCACAGCAAACTGGTGGTGGGTTGGCGAAAATGGCTCATTGGTCCCCAGAAAGGAGGTGTAGCCCGATGCGCAAGACGCTCAAGACAGGGTGGGTCCTCGGACTGGCTATGCTGCTCTTAGTGAGCTTTGCGGTGGGGTGCGCAAAGCACCCGAGCCAGGAGCAGCTGAACAAGCTGGAAGAGACCAAGCAGGCAGCGCTGGCCGCTGAAGACCAGCTCAAGGCCAAGGACGCCGAGAAGGCGTCGCTCGACAAGGAGTTGGCGGCCAAGCAGCAAGAACTGGCCAAGTGCCAGCAGGAGAAGAAGGCTGTGGCGGAGCGGTTGGGCAAGTAGGTGTAACAGAAAAACCATTGCCAAGCGGAAGCGAAGGAGGAAATCGCGATGAGGATTTCGGCTAAATGGTTGCTCAGCCTCGCGGTTGTGCTCGGCTTGTTCTTGCTCGTCGACGCCACGGTCGCCCTCTCTGCGGAAAAGATGAGCATGGACGAGTACCGTGCCGAGCTGGCCAAGTGGCAGAAGCGCGAGGCCGACGCGAAGGCTGCAATCGCGGTACGCGACAAGGAGATCCAGACGCTCAAGGAGCAGATCGCCAAGGCTGACGCGGACTTGGCCTCTTGCTGGGACGAGATCTATGCCCTGTTGGGAGTGGACAAGGCAGCAGTCGACGCCTACCGCGCTTCGTTGCAGGCCATTCAGAAACAGGTGGATGGGCTGGCTGCACTGAGTCCAGAGGAGCTGTTCAAGAAGAAAGAAGAACTTGCGGCCCTGAGCGCCCAGCTTGCCGACAAGAAGAAGAGCCCCATCTACGCCTTGTCGGAGATGCGCGAGTTGGTCGCTGGCATCGAGGCGAAGATCGCCGATGTCGAGGCGCGCATGCCCAAGGCGGTATACGACAGCTATGTGGTGGTGAAGGGCGACTACCTCTGGAAGATCTCCGGCAAGAAGGAGATCTACGGGGACCCATACCAGTGGATGAAGATCTACTCGGTCAACCGCGACCTGATCAAGGATCCCGACCTCATCTACCCGGATTGGGTGCTGAAGATCTTGCGCGGCTGCGGACCTGACCAGTACATCGTGGTCAAGGGCGACTTTTTGCAGAAAATCGCCAAAGACCCCAGTGTGCTCAATGACCCGGCGGCGTGGACCAAGATCTACGAGGCCAACAAGTCGGTCATCGGGAATAATCCGAACCTGATTTACCCGCACACGGTCTTGGTCATCCCCAAGTAGGTCGACCGAGTCGTTGCAACACGCAGGGTATGGGGCTTCGGGCCACGGGACGAGTGGCAGGTTGAAGTCGCTCTGGTTCCCTAAACTGCGGGAATCAGACCGGATGGATGGCAAGCCATAGGCTGTCCCCCAGCTCGGGCCCAGGCGGTGGGTCCGCGCCACGCCCAAGGGACCTGGGCGGGCCACTGCAGCAGATCCGAACAAGAGCTCCCAGTTCTCCAGGCGCTGGCCAGAAACTGGGAGCTTTTTCATGACATGGAGCGCATGGAGACGAGCACAGAGGAAACACAAGAAGAAGCAGTACGTCGCATTCCCCTGCCGGGCATCGACCAGGTGGCCCTATTCGGCTCGCAGGATGCATACCTCAAGCTACTGCAGCGCGAGTTTGGTGTGCACATGGTTGCGCGCGGGGCACAGCTTCTCCTGCGCGGCGAGCCCGAGGCAGTGCAGCTGGTGGAACAGGCTCTCACCGAGTTAATCGCCATGGTGGGCCGTGGGGTGCACCTTACGGCCCACGACGTTGCCACGGTGATCGGTCTGGTGAAAAGCAGCGGTGCGACTGCCAGCACCGTTGCCGAGCCCCGCTCTGCGGAGAAGCGTGAGCCCCTCCCAGTGGTGCTGATGGCGCATCGGGGACCCATCCGCCCACGGTCGGAGGGACAGGCGCGGTATGTACGGCTGGTTGATGAGAACGACATCGTCTTCGCGATCGGGCCGGCGGGCACCGGAAAGACCTACCTTGCCGTCGCCATGGCCGTTGCCCACCTGCAGGCTCGCGAAGTGGAGCGCATTATTTTGGCGCGTCCCGCAGTGGAGGCCGGGGAAAGCCTCGGCTTTCTCCCCGGGGACCTGAAGGAGAAGGTGGACCCCTACCTTCGCCCTCTTTACGATGCCCTCTACGACATGCTCCCGGCAGAAAAACTCCGGCGCTTCCTCGAGGTCGGGGTCATCGAAATCGTGCCGCTGGCCTACATGCGCGGGCGCACCCTGAATCATGCCTTTGTCATTCTGGATGAGGCGCAGAACAGCACAGCCCTGCAGATGAAGATGTTCCTCACGCGCCTGGGCATCGGCTCGAAAGCCATCATCACCGGGGACATTACCCAAATCGACCTGCCGGCTTCCAGCGAATCGGGCCTGGTACAGATCCAACGAGTAGTCAACGGCATCGAAGGCATCGCCTTTGCTTACTTGAGCGAGCAGGACGTCGTGCGGCATCGCCTCGTCAGAGACATCATACGCGCCTACGACAACTTCCAGAGCAGGAAGCAGGCGGAAAAGACAGGGGAGGAAAACCATGGCTGATGGCGCGACAAGCCGCAGCGGGGCAAAGGACTACCTCCAAGCGCT
This window encodes:
- a CDS encoding LysM peptidoglycan-binding domain-containing protein codes for the protein MKIYSVNRDLIKDPDLIYPDWVLKILRGCGPDQYIVVKGDFLQKIAKDPSVLNDPAAWTKIYEANKSVIGNNPNLIYPHTVLVIPK
- a CDS encoding PhoH family protein — protein: METSTEETQEEAVRRIPLPGIDQVALFGSQDAYLKLLQREFGVHMVARGAQLLLRGEPEAVQLVEQALTELIAMVGRGVHLTAHDVATVIGLVKSSGATASTVAEPRSAEKREPLPVVLMAHRGPIRPRSEGQARYVRLVDENDIVFAIGPAGTGKTYLAVAMAVAHLQAREVERIILARPAVEAGESLGFLPGDLKEKVDPYLRPLYDALYDMLPAEKLRRFLEVGVIEIVPLAYMRGRTLNHAFVILDEAQNSTALQMKMFLTRLGIGSKAIITGDITQIDLPASSESGLVQIQRVVNGIEGIAFAYLSEQDVVRHRLVRDIIRAYDNFQSRKQAEKTGEENHG